The nucleotide window CGGTGCCGGTCGAAACGCCACCGAGCCGATCAAGCACCCTCAGCGATCTCACCCCCGCGTCCCGTACACCGTGCGCGCGAGGCGCTTCAGCAGCGCGAGCTGTTTGGGGCGGTAGGGGAACCAGAAGAGCTCGCGGCGGAGGGCGACGCGGGTGTCGGCGATCGCCTTCACCTGGCTGAACTCCAGCAGCCCCTCGTCGCCCATCATCCGCCCGAAGCCGCTCTCCTTCACCCCGCCATACGGCAGCTCGGGGATGCCGAAGTTGATCAGCACGTCGTTCACCATCACCATCCCGGCGTGCAGCCGCTCGGCCATCTTCCGCCCTTTCCGCCGGCTGCGCGTCCACACGCTGGCGTTCAGCCCGTAGCGGCCGGAGTTGGCGATGCGCACCGCCTCTTCCTCGTCCTTCACGCGCACCAGCGGGAGCACGGGGCCGAAGGTTTCGTGCGTGTTCAGCGCCATCTCCGGCGTGGCATCCAGGATGAGCGTGGGGGCGTAGACGAGGCCGTCTCCGCTCACCGCCCTGCCGCCCAGGACCACCCGCGCGCCCTGCGCCACCGCGTCGTCCACGGTGCCCTGGATGATGGCCTGCTGCGGGGGGAAGATGAGGCGCCCCACGTCGTACTCCTCGTCGCCGCCGCCCACGCGCAGCGCCTCCATCTCGCGCCGCACCGCGGCGGCGAAGCGGTCGTAGACGCGCTCCGGCACCAGCGCCCGCTCGACCGACATGCACACCTGCCCGGCGTTGGAGATGGCGCCCCAGACGACTCCCGCCGCCGCGCGCTCCAGGTCCGCGTCCTCGCACACGATGGAGACGTCGTTCGCGCCCAGCTCCATCACCACCGGCGTGAGCGTCTCCGCCGCGCCGGCCAGGATCTTTCGCCCCGTTCCCGGCGAGCCGATGAAGGCGATCTTCCCCACGCCGCTCCGCACCAGCGCGGCGCCCGCATCCCCCGCGCCGTGGACGACCTGCACGAGGTCCGGGTGGCCGGGGATGGCCTCGCGCGCGAGCTCCGCCAGCAGCGCCCCGGTGCGCGGCGTGACCTCGGACGGCTTGATGACGACCGCGTTCCCCGCGAAGAGCGCGGCCACGGTCGGGATCCCCGGCATGGAGAAGGGGAAGTTCCAGGGGGAGATGACCCCCACCACGCCGAACGGCTGGTAGATCTTCGTCCCCCCCTTGTTCACCAGGATCCCCGTCCCCACGCGCTTCGGGCGGAGGACGCGGGGGGCGCGCTTCTCGTACGCCTTGATGAGGCCGGCCACGATCATCACCTCGTGGCCCAGCGCCTCGACCGCGGGTTTCCCCGTTTCCTCGCGGATGACGGCGATGACGTGGTCCATGCGCCGGATCAGCAGGCCGCGCAGCGCGCGCATCTTCCGCGCGCGCTGCCGCACGGTGAGCGCGCCCCACGCCGCCTGCGCCGCCCGCGCCCGCGCCACGGCGGCGGCCACCTGCTCGTTCGCGTCCGGCGCGGCGGGTGCCGCGGCGGCGGGGGTCTGCATCTGGATCACGCGGGTACTCTCCGCCAGATTGTTTCCGGGGCCGCGACGATCACGCCGTCGCGTCGCCCGCCGATGAACGCATCCCCCCAACGACGGACGCCCATGCGCCTTCGCACGCCGCTGCTGGCCGCCGCCCTGCTCGCGGCCGCCCTTCCGCTTGCCGCCCAGACCCAGCCGCAGCCCGCGCCGGGCAGCGCGGAGATGTTCGCCTTCCTGTCCGGGCGCTGGGGGTGCGCCGGCGAGTTCGCCAGCGGCCGCAAGCTCGAGGCGGACCTGGCGTTCACGCCGCAGCTGGACGGCAAATGGCTGGAGTTCCGCCACACCGACCGCGCGCCCGGGCGCTACCAGGCCATCTCGCACTGGGGCACCGACCCCGCCACGGGAACGATGGTGTCGCTGATGTTCGACATCGGCGGCGGCGTGCGGCTGTTCACCGCCGCGGAGGGGTGGAAGGACCGCGCCGTGGCGTTCGAGACCGCGCAGCTCATGGCCCCGCCGCGCGGCCGCGAGCGCTTCACCTACCGCGCCGAGAGCGCCGCCACCCTGCGCGTGACCTGGGAGGTGAACCGCGACGGCGCCTGGCGCATGGGCGACTGGCTGCTCTGCACGAAGCAGGGCTGACGCCAAGGTGCCTATCTCAGAACCCTGGAACGAGCTATCCAGCCTACGTCAGAACGGGTGTTAGAACACCTCTTCTTCCGTGGTCACGGTGATGTGTAGGTATCGGTTTACATGGTAATCGAAGAACCTGCCGGAAGCACCTTCGTTGATGGCATGCTGCGCCGGAGCGGTAACAAGCTGCCGTACCATTGGTCTGGTGTCGCCCACTAAGCATGAGCAAACGAGATCGGCCATGAACACGCCGAGCGGGGATGCTCCAGCGAGAATGGTGGCTGCTTCGGTCGGGAATTTTCCATTGGTCATTGAGGCGCCCTCGGAAAGACCGAGAATCCTTGCTGCGGGAACGATAGCGACTCCAAGGTCGAATGCAGCACCCCCGATCTCAAAGTCGTGCCAAGGCCTTCCCCAAAACCATTCTGCGCTTCGCTGAAAGTCGCCCCATGCAAGGTCCGCCAACGACTGCTGCTCGCCGAAGTTGAAAAGTAAGAAGAACGATGCTGGTGTAATCGCAAGCATATCTCTCGCTTGGCGTTCGCCTCTGCCGGGGATTTCATCAAACCGCGGCTGTTGGAGCGGGGGGTACATGCGCTTGCATTGGAAAAGCAGGGCTTTGCTTGTGAAATATCCGGGGGTCAAGATATCGACACGCATCCCGAGATCCGCGCCATATCGCGTCTCGTCTGCGACGGGGAGGTTGAACCCCGTTGTCGTTATTCTCAGGC belongs to Longimicrobium sp. and includes:
- a CDS encoding aldehyde dehydrogenase family protein yields the protein MQTPAAAAPAAPDANEQVAAAVARARAAQAAWGALTVRQRARKMRALRGLLIRRMDHVIAVIREETGKPAVEALGHEVMIVAGLIKAYEKRAPRVLRPKRVGTGILVNKGGTKIYQPFGVVGVISPWNFPFSMPGIPTVAALFAGNAVVIKPSEVTPRTGALLAELAREAIPGHPDLVQVVHGAGDAGAALVRSGVGKIAFIGSPGTGRKILAGAAETLTPVVMELGANDVSIVCEDADLERAAAGVVWGAISNAGQVCMSVERALVPERVYDRFAAAVRREMEALRVGGGDEEYDVGRLIFPPQQAIIQGTVDDAVAQGARVVLGGRAVSGDGLVYAPTLILDATPEMALNTHETFGPVLPLVRVKDEEEAVRIANSGRYGLNASVWTRSRRKGRKMAERLHAGMVMVNDVLINFGIPELPYGGVKESGFGRMMGDEGLLEFSQVKAIADTRVALRRELFWFPYRPKQLALLKRLARTVYGTRG